A segment of the Gemmatimonas sp. genome:
ACGAAAAAGACGAGATCGGGCTGGAGCGTGGGCACAGTCACCCCCGGCAGCGCCGCGAGCACGAGCCCCGCCAGTACCTGCAGCACCGGTGCGGGGATCGGCAAGCGACGGCCGAACGCCGTGAGTGCCACCACCAGGGTGGCAAAGGCGAGGCCAACGAGGATGGGGGAGTGCGATTCCATGCGTGATCGGAAGCTCACCCCGTTTCAGCGAAAATGCACGGGCGCCCGCTACCTTTCGTGGAGCACGTCCGCTCTCGCCCTGCGATCCCGGCCATCATGTCCGCTCTGTTCTCCCCGTTCACGCTGCGTGGGCTCACGCTCCGCAACCGGATCGGCGTTGCACCCATGTGCCAGTACTCGGCCGTGGACGGTCATGCCAACGACTGGCACCTCGTGCATCTGGGCGCCTTCGCCACCGGCGGTGTGGGGCTCGTGATCAGCGAAGCCACGGCCGTGCTCCCGGAGGGGCGCATCTCCCCGGCCGATCTGGGCATCTGGAGCGACGCCCACGTGCCCATGCTGCGGCGCATCACCGACTTCATCCACGCGCAGGGCGCCGTGGCCGGCATTCAGCTGGCGCACGCGGGGCGCAAGGCCAGTACGCGCCGTCCGTGGGACGGGGGCGGCATGGTGCCGGAGAGCGAGGGGGGCTGGCCGGTGCTCGGCCCGTCGGCCACGCCCTTCGCGGCAGATTATCCGGTGCCGCACGCCATGTCGGGCGCCGAGATCGCCGCCGTGATCGAGGCCTTCGCGAGCGGGGCACGGCGCGCGCTCGCCGCCGGATTCCGGGTCGCCGAAGTGCATGCGGCGCACGGCTACCTGCTGAACGCGTTCCTCTCGCCCCTCACCAACGAACGGCACGACGCGTACGGCGGGAGCTTCGAG
Coding sequences within it:
- a CDS encoding NADH:flavin oxidoreductase/NADH oxidase, whose amino-acid sequence is MSALFSPFTLRGLTLRNRIGVAPMCQYSAVDGHANDWHLVHLGAFATGGVGLVISEATAVLPEGRISPADLGIWSDAHVPMLRRITDFIHAQGAVAGIQLAHAGRKASTRRPWDGGGMVPESEGGWPVLGPSATPFAADYPVPHAMSGAEIAAVIEAFASGARRALAAGFRVAEVHAAHGYLLNAFLSPLTNERHDAYGGSFENRIRLTCEVAAAVRAVWPDDAPLFVRISATEWANGGWSLDDSVQLAVRLAALGVDLIDSSSGGNVAHQQIEVRPGYQVPFAARIRRDAQMPTAAVGLITDAAQAEAIVANGEADLVLLAREMLRHPRWALEAAHALGAVGDWPNQYLRARRR